A genomic window from Accipiter gentilis chromosome 1, bAccGen1.1, whole genome shotgun sequence includes:
- the ZBTB48 gene encoding telomere zinc finger-associated protein, with protein sequence MAAAAAHSVRVLRELNRQRAAGQFCDATLGVGGREFRAHWPVLASCSRFFRARGPGGPVALPEGLADTFQLLLDFFYTGRLALTAHNRARLLAASEQLGVPDAVALCRAFRPAGPRQRPRRAVGSAAPTPTRPGEADIAAAAPPQPGGQAATPPVPEEAAAGDGGRGDSDAESLPEKKALRSKKNPPPGKAPGGAGTPGSRKGTAVPVECPTCHKTFLSKYCLKVHNRKHTGEKPFECSKCGKCYFRKENLLQHEARNCMNRSEQVFTCSVCQEVFKRRMELRLHMVSHTGEMPYKCSSCAQQFMQKKDLQSHMIKLHGAPKPHACSTCSKCFLSRTELRLHEAFKHRGEKLFVCEECGHRASSRNGLQMHIKAKHRNERPYVCEFCHHAFTQKANLNMHLRTHTGEKPFQCHLCGKTFRTQASLDKHNRTHTGERPFSCEFCDQRFTEKGPLLRHIASRHQEGRPHFCQICGKTFKAVEQLRVHVRRHKGVRKFECTECGYKFTRQAHLRRHMGIHDRVENYNPRQRKLRNLIIEDEKAVVVALQPPPELDVGSAEVIVESLSHGALPEELPVQRLCSNENFSTADVIEQSLIITTTIPEDCET encoded by the exons atggcggcggcggcggcgcacaGCGTCCGCGTCCTGCGGGAGCTGAACCGGCAGCGCGCGGCGGGGCAGTTCTGCGACGCGACGCTGGGTGTGGGCGGGCGGGAGTTCCGCGCCCACTGGCCGGTGCTGGCCAGCTGCTCCCGCTTCTTCCGCGCCCGCGGGCCCGGCGGCCCGGTGGCGCTGCCCGAGGGCCTGGCCGACACCTTCCAGCTCCTCCTCGACTTCTTCTACACCGGCCGCCTGGCCCTCACGGCCCACAACCGCGCCCGCCTGCTGGCCGCCTCCGAGCAGCTCGGCGTGCCCGACGCTGTGGCGCTCTGCCGGGCCTTCCGCCCCGCCGGACCCCGGCAGCGGCCCCGCCGGGCCGTCGGCTCCGCCGCCCCGACCCCGACCCGCCCGGGGGAAGCGGACATCGCGGCCGCGGCTCCCCCGCAGCCCGGAGGCCAGGCG GCCACCCCCCCCGTcccggaggaggcggcggcgggcgacgGCGGGCGGGGGGACAGCGACGCCGAATCCCTGCCCGAGAAAAAGGCCCTGAGGAGCAAAAAGAACCCCCCGCCGGGGAAGGCGCCCGGCGGCGCGGGGACGCCGGGTAGCAGAAAAGGTACAGCGGTGCCGGTCGAGTGCCCCACATGTCATAAAACCTTCCTCAGCAAATATTGCCTTAAAGTGCACAACAG GAAACACACTGGAGAAAAGCCATTTGAATGTTCCAAATGTGGCAAATGttatttcagaaaagagaatCTCCTGCAACATGAAGCCAGAAATTGCATGAACCGATCTGAGCAG GTTTTCACGTGTTCAGTCTGCCAGGAGGTGTTCAAGAGGCGAATGGAGCTGCGGCTGCACATGGTGTCGCACACAGGGGAGATGCCATACAAG TGCTCCTCCTGCGCCCAGCAGTTCATGCAGAAGAAGGACCTGCAGAGCCACATGATAAAGCTGCATGGCGCGCCAAAGCCCCATGCG TGCTCAACCTGCTCCAAGTGCTTTCTGTCTCGGACAGAGCTGCGCCTGCACGAGGCCTTCAAGCACCGGGGAGAGAAGCTGTTTGTCTGCGAGGAGTGTGGGCACCGGGCCTCAAGTCGCAACGGCCTGCAGATGCACATCAAGGCCAAGCACAG AAATGAGCGGCCCTATGTTTGCGAGTTCTGCCACCACGCCTTCACGCAGAAAGCCAACCTCAACATGCACCTGCGCACGCACACCGGCGAGAAGCCCTTCCAGTGCCACCTCTGCGGCAAGACCTTCAGGACGCAAG CGAGCCTGGACAAGCACAACCGGACCCACACTGGGGAGCGTCCCTTCAGCTGCGAGTTCTGTGATCAGCGCTTCACAGAGAAGGGGCCTCTGCTGAGGCACATTGCCAGCCGGCACCAGGAGGGGAGGCCCCACTTCTGCCAGATCTGTGGGAAAACGTTCAAAG CTGTTGAACAGCTGCGTGTCCACGTCCGCCGGCACAAGGGCGTGAGGAAGTTCGAGTGCACCGAGTGCGGCTACAAGTTCACGCGGCAG GCTCACTTGAGGCGCCACATGGGGATTCATGACCGGGTGGAGAACTACAACCCCCGGCAGCGGAAGCTGCGGAACCTGATCATCGAGGACGAGAAGGCCGTGGTGGTGGCACTGCAGCCACCGCCGGAGCTGGACGTGGGCTCGGCTGAGGTGATCGTGGAGTCCCTGTCCCATGGTGCCCTGCCTGAGGAACTTCCTGTGCAGAGACTCTGCTCGAACGAGAACTTCTCTACAGCGGATGTGATCGAGCAATCGCTAATTATAACGACAACGATTCCCGAAGACTGTGAAACATAG
- the TAS1R1 gene encoding taste receptor type 1 member 1, with protein MPLPALLCLCAAAAAFSSSFTSRGDYRLAGLFQMHNSAPRAAARPLVDDCDNTAAFKSHGYCLSQAMRFAVEEINNSSTLLPNITLGYDIHDTCSEPASLHATLRALARKGGREVEVLPAFRYYEPEVVAIIGPDSTHLAVTTAAILGIFLIPEISYEASLATLSLKRLYPSFLRTIPSDRQQVKAIFLLLQQFGWTWVALLGSDNAYGRDGLHALHKLLTTSDVCVAYQGIIPANKDASSPELHNLVRILTDTRVNVTVVFSNRQSARPFFEVVVQRNVTGMVWVGSEDWSLAQTIWQVPGIQSIGSVIGMSVENTESPMLDRFESWKMAEESAAAERAGSPEAGGGDGGSAQLYCTQRCTGCHLLATAPNTYDAQASFNVYSAVYAVAHGLHDLLGCASGACSKGKVYPWQLLQKIKQVNFTLYKSHISFDANGDICKGYDIITWDWSSPSWAFNVIGTFRVNPDRLSIDHSKILWHTKDRQVPTSVCSEACQPGEKRLQQSRHRCCFSCVACPSGTFLNRSDLYSCQSCRVEEWAPARSEACFNRTAEFLSWSEPISWALLIPTILLMLLMAGLAILFALNASTPVVKSAGGKMCFLMLGSLACAGSSVFCYFGEPTRQACLLQLPLFAISFTVFLLCVATRSFQIICIFKLNTRWPALYEAWLRRRGPVLLVAAGTATQAVLCLAAEAASPSVPHWDYSVAAERVVLECTSSAGASRTAVIAYTVLLSVCCFVLSYAGKDLPASYNEAKCLTCSLFLHLACAAVVLCTQGAFRGREAVAVQVLGALCTLGALLGGYFLPKAFVILLRPRLNTPEHFQMAIQSYTRRLAEA; from the exons ATGCCGCTGCCcgccctgctctgcctctgcgcggccgcggccgccttctcctcttccttcaccAGCCGCGGCGACTACCGCCTGGCCGGCCTCTTCCAGATGCACAACTCGGCGCCGCgggccgccgcccggccgctgGTGGACGACTGCGACAA CACCGCTGCCTTCAAGAGCCACGGCTACTGCCTGTCCCAGGCCATGCGCTTCGCCGTGGAGGAGATAAACAACTCCAGCACCCTCCTCCCCAACATCACCTTGGGCTACGACATCCACGACACCTGCTCGGAGCCTGCCAGCCTCCACGCCACGCTGCGCGCCCTCGCCCGGAAAGGCGGGCGGGAGGTTGAGGTGCTCCCTGCCTTCCGCTACTACGAGCCCGAGGTGGTGGCCATCATCGGGCCTGACAGCACCCACCTGGCTGTCACCACAGCGGCCATCCTTGGCATCTTCCTCATACCGGAG ATTAGCTACGAAGCCTCCCTGGCGACGCTGAGCCTGAAGCGGCTCTACCCCTCGTTCCTGCGCACCATTCCCAGCGACAGGCAGCAAGTGAAGGCcatcttcctgctgctgcagcagtttgGGTGGACTTGGGTCGCACTGCTGGGCAGCGACAACGCCTATGGTAGGGACGGCTTGCACGCCCTCCACAAGCTGTTGACCACAAGCGATGTGTGCGTTGCCTACCAAGGCATCATCCCCGCCAACAAGGACGCCAGCAGCCCAGAGCTCCATAACCTGGTCAGAATTCTCACGGACACCAGGGTCAACGTCACCGTTGTCTTCTCCAACAGACAAAGTGCCCGCCCTTTCTTTGAAGTGGTGGTCCAGAGGAATGTCACAGGCATGGTGTGGGTAGGCTCTGAAGACTGGTCGTTAGCCCAAACAATCTGGCAGGTGCCTGGCATCCAGAGTATTGGCTCAGTGATTGGGATGTCGGTTGAGAACACGGAGTCCCCGATGCTGGACCGCTTTGAATCTTGGAAGATGGCAGAGGAAAGCGCTGCAGCTGAGCGTGCCGGCAGCCCAGAGGCAGGCGGGGGAGATGGAGGGAGTGCCCAGCTGTATTGCACGCAGCGCTGCACCGGCTGCCACTTGCTCGCCACTGCCCCCAACACGTATGATGCTCAAGCCTCCTTCAACGTGTACTCAGCCGTGTACGCCGTGGCCCATGGCCTCCATGACCTGCTGGGCTGTGCCTCAGGGGCATGCAGCAAAGGCAAAGTCTACCCCTGGCAG CTCTTACAAAAAATCAAGCAAGTAAACTTCACCCTGTACAAAAGCCACATCTCTTTTGATGCCAACGGGGACATTTGTAAAGGCTACGATATCATCACCTGGGACTGGAGCAGCCCAAGCTGGGCTTTCAACGTGATAGGAACTTTCCGTGTGAACCCCGACAGGCTGAGCATTGACCACAGCAAAATCCTGTGGCACACAAAGGATCGCCAG GTTCCCACCTCGGTGTGCTCCGAGGCCTGTCAACCGGGGGAGAAGCGGCTGCAGCAGAGCCGCCACCGATGCTGCTTCAGCTGTGTGGCCTGTCCCTCGGGAACCTTCCTGAACAGATCAG ACCTCTACAGCTGCCAGTCCTGCAGGGTAGAGGAGTGGGCCCCGGCAAGGAGCGAAGCTTGCTTCAACCGCACCGCTGAGTTTCTGTCCTGGTCTGAGCCCATCTCCTGGGCACTGCTGATCCCCACCATCCTCCTCATGCTGCTCATGGCAGGGCTGGCCATCCTCTTTGCCCTGAACGCCTCCACGCCAGTGGTCAAGTCTGCTGGCGGGAAGATGTGCTTCCTCATGCTGGGCTCTCTGGCCTGCGCCGGCAGCAGCGTCTTCTGCTACTTTGGGGAGCCCACCCGGCAGGCGTGCCTGCTGCAGCTCCCCCTCTTTGCCATCAGCTTCACCGTCTTCCTCTTGTGCGTGGCGACACGCTCCTTCCAGATCATCTGTATCTTCAAGCTGAATACGCGCTGGCCAGCCCTCTACGAGGCCTGGCTGCGGCGCAGGGGGCCGGTTCTCCTTGTCGCCGCCGGCACGGCGACCCAGGCGGTGCTGTGCCTGGCCGCGGAGGCCGCCAGCCCCTCGGTGCCGCACTGGGATTACAGCGTGGCGGCCGAGCGGGTGGTGCTGGAGTGCACCTCGAGCGCGGGGGCGAGCAGGACGGCCGTCATCGCCTACACCGTGCTGCTCAGCGTCTGCTGCTTTGTCCTCAGCTACGCGGGCAAGGACCTGCCTGCCAGCTACAACGAGGCCAAGTGCCTCACCTGCAGCCTGTTCCTGCACCTCGCCTGCGCCGCCGTCGTCCTCTGTACGCAGGGCGCTTTCCGCGGCCGGGAGGCGGTGGCGGTACAGGTGCTCGGCGCCCTCTGCACCCTCGGCGCCCTCCTGGGCGGCTATTTTCTCCCGAAGGCCTTCGTCATCCTGCTGCGGCCGCGCCTCAACACGCCCGAGCACTTCCAGATGGCGATCCAGAGCTACACGCGGCGCCTGGCCGAGGCCtga
- the NOL9 gene encoding polynucleotide 5'-hydroxyl-kinase NOL9, translating to MPARRGPPTRRPRRASTRGGRAEAAWREFAASFARAGMVPPAEAGLAAVEAAEGAAVLLLAPRQALTFTGKCRLRCLYGAVRLLGFAVASHQPGLPVFSPATHCALTLEALPADRPPAADLRQLRAAARAAMRAHSVRRQARVKVMARFSPECAVVLLEHLDTPVTRFLLSHPPLSQLFEPQKKEESSFTPEDAVLASVGIVKCSPDRGLLVSESMLLALEELIQACCAEDEGVPVVLVCGPKNTGKSTFNRYLINLLLNRLPLVEYMECDIGQTEFTPPGCVSLSNVTEPILGPPFTHQQTPRKMVYYGQTSCEQDTERYLDVVKCVFSSYKKEVPLVINTMGWVKGEGLLLLIDMIRLLSPSHIVQMDVYDWKAMAPLTPEYVHLTPGLYTKGKQQAKCKQMGMSGVGSWKSSEGEADASAPEYKLLYVHPEFPRAGVAGEARVHSGILRDMSILGYLGQLQSPDIGAVLPLHSLVPYQVPFNAVALRVIHTDVAPTNIMYAVNASWVGLCRIPDEIRCQTDGPVLLTQTPVCDCLGFGIVRGVEMEKKLYHVLTPVPPENLRLVNCLLLGNIAIPNCVLVGQQGVEGEIPYVTSDYNYSILGSGKLKKKKHFKRREYAFECDYT from the exons ATGCCCGCGCGGCGCGGCCCGCCgacccgccgcccccgccgggcctCGAcccgcgggggccgggcggaGGCGGCCTGGAGGGAGTTCGCCGCCTCCTTCGCCCGCGCCGGCATGGTGCCGCCGGCCGAGGCGGGCCTGGCGGCCGTGGAGGCGGCGGAGGGTGCCGCCGTCCTTCTCCTAGCGCCGCGGCAG GCGCTGACCTTCACCGGCAAATGCCGCCTGCGCTGCCTCTATGGCGCCGTCCGCCTCCTGGGCTTCGCCGTCGCCTCGCACCAGCCGGGGCTGCCGGTCTTCTCGCCGGCCACCCACTGTGCGCTTACCCTGGAGGCGCTCCCCGCCgaccgcccccccgccgccgacCTCCGAcagctccgcgccgccgcccgcgccgctaTGCGGGCGCACAGCGTCCGCCGCC AGGCGCGGGTGAAAGTGATGGCCAGGTTCTCGCCGGAGTGTGCCGTGGTGCTGCTGGAGCACCTGGACACGCCAGTGACACGGTTCCTGCTGAGCCACCCACCGCTGTCGCAGCTCTTCGAGCCCCAG aaaaaggaagaatCCAGCTTCACACCGGAAGATGCAGTTTTGGCATCTGTTGGTATCGTGAAGTGTAGCCCTGACCGTGGGCTGCTGGTGTCAGAGAGCATGTTGCTGGCTCTGGAGGAGCTGATCCAAGCGTGCTGTG CGGAAGATGAAGGTGTCCCGGTGGTTCTAGTGTGTGGCCCCAAAAACACCGGGAAATCGACATTTAACAGATACCTGATTAATCTGTTACTGAATCG CCTTCCCTTGGTTGAATATATGGAATGTGACATCGGTCAAACCGAGTTTACACCGCCTGGATGCGTGTCTTTAAGTAATGTAACGGAGCCAATTCTTG GTCCACCGTTCACTCATCAACAAACGCCACGTAAGATGGTGTATTATGGACAGACTAGTTGTGAGCAGGACACGGAAAGATACCTTGATGTTGTGAAGTGTGTGTTCAGCTCCTACAAGAAGGAAGTGCCTTTAGTCATCAACACCATGGGCTGGGTGAAAG GTGAGGGGTTGCTGCTTCTGATTGATATGATTCGGCTGTTGTCACCCAGTCACATTGTTCAGATGGATGTGTATGACTGGAAGGCCATGGCTCCGCTCACCCCAGAGTACGTTCATCTCACTCCTGGCCTGTACACCAAAGGCAAACAGCAAGCCAAATGCAAGCAGATGGGTATGAGTGGAGTGGGAAGCTGGAAGTCCTCTGAAGGGGAGGCAGATGCATCAGCTCCCGAGTATAAGTTGCTGTACGTCCATCCAGAATTCCCTCGAGCAGGGGTTGCAGGTGAAGC GCGAGTACATAGCGGCATCTTGCGTGACATGTCCATACTGGGTTACCTGGGTCAGCTGCAGTCCCCAGACATAGGAGCAGTGCTTCCACTGCACAGTCTTGTGCCATATCAG gTACCTTTCAATGCTGTTGCACTCAGGGTTATTCACACCGATGTCGCTCCTACCAACATCATGTATGCAGTGAACGCCAGCTGGGTTGGGCTCTGCAGGATACCGGATGAAATCAGATGCCAAACTGACGGGCCAGTCTTGCTGACACAGACACCAGTCTGTGATTGCCTTGGCTTCG gaattgtCCGAGGGGTAGAAATGGAGAAGAAGCTTTACCACGTTCTGACACCAGTGCCTCCAGAGAACCTGAGACTAGTGAATTGTTTGCTCCTTGGAAATATTGCTATCCCAAACTGTGTTCTTGTGGGCCAG CAAGGAGTTGAGGGAGAGATCCCCTATGTCACATCCGATTATAACTACAGCATCTTGGGCTCTGGGAAGCTGAAAAAGAAGAAGCATTTCAAGAGGAGGGAGTACGCATTTGAGTGTGATTACACCTAA